The following coding sequences are from one Heptranchias perlo isolate sHepPer1 chromosome 13, sHepPer1.hap1, whole genome shotgun sequence window:
- the LOC137331090 gene encoding G-protein coupled receptor 55-like encodes MNCEVNDTEKKIDLSYRVVLFIFSLPTFFIGSILNGVALYSICSKIKVERKKPIIYMANLIISDVFLLFSLPFKIYAYHVGSKWSDNLNMKFCHFMESLCFVNTYVSILLITLICVDRYLAIKHPFVSRAISSPKKTALTCAVVWIVVWAGSIHIQFTSNSAFCFHHLSPAVLKMEFIAPLEILFLICVLIMVFCSVQIVHSLKVRANETQNKWMDKSAKIILSNLLTFLVCFTPHHTGLLLYSLATNGFLSESYCEPLRSALHVYLCLANVNCCLDAIYYYYGIKELCQSNSRSRQIPDLNARMLGASETIMDSSVDHPLNSQSH; translated from the coding sequence ATGAATTGTGAAGTCAACGACACAGAGAAGAAAATTGATTTGTCATATCGAGTGGTTCTGTTTATATTTAGTTTACCAACGTTTTTTATTGGGTCAATATTGAACGGAGTTGCATTGTACTCaatctgcagtaaaataaagGTGGAGCGGAAAAAACCGATCATCTACATGGCCAACCTCATCATTTCAGATGTCTTTCTACTCTTCTCCTTGCCTTTCAAAATCTACGCCTACCATGTCGGATCCAAATGGTCCGATAATCTGAACATGAAGTTCTGCCACTTTATGGAGTCCCTGTGCTTCGTGAACACTTACGTCAGTATCCTGTTAATAACACTGATCTGTGTAGATCGGTACCTGGCCATAAAACATCCTTTCGTGTCCAGAGCCATCTCGTCTCCGAAGAAAACCGCGCTCACCTGCGCTGTCGTCTGGATTGTCGTGTGGGCAGGAAGTATCCACATTCAATTCACCAGTAATTCAGCTTTTTGTTTTCACCATCTCTCCCCAGCCGTGTTGAAAATGGAATTCATTGCTCCCCTGGAAATACTATTTTTGATATGTGTGTTAATAATGGTGTTCTGCTCAGTGCAGATCGTCCATAGCCTGAAAGTTAGAGCCAACGAGACACAGAACAAATGGATGGATAAATCCGCCAAGATCATCCTTTCAAATTTGCTCACTTTCCTGGTCTGCTTCACGCCCCATCACACCGGGCTACTGTTGTATTCCTTAGCTACCAATGGTTTCCTCTCAGAAAGTTATTGCGAACCCTTGCGCAGCGCTTTGCATGTTTATCTGTGCTTGGCCAATGTAAACTGTTGCCTGGATGCAATCTACTATTACTACGGCATCAAAGAATTGTGTCAGTCAAACTCGAGGAGCAGGCAAATCCCAGACTTGAATGCCCGAATGCTGGGTGCCTCCGAGACAATAATGGATTCGTCCGTGGACCATCCGCTCAACTCTCAGTCACATTAA